In one window of Streptomyces sp. FXJ1.172 DNA:
- a CDS encoding cytochrome P450, with translation MTDDDRFSKDFRDPDRDRHHIQRSEIITGPVTDWGTDFSHLDPEWLADPYPIMDDLRERCPIAHTDRFGGAWLPTLYEDIAAIAYDTERFSSRSVTPDDFRPARDVAPVGETPPLSSDPPFHHTARKLLLPAFTKTAVGRLESGTRAFCHSLIDEFEGRDVVDAARDYASQIPSRVIGDMLGFPPEDREQFRDLFGDPQNDLSARDKRIEYRGKIFVYLLAQVNDHIEHPRDDLTTYLLNAELNGRKLDPNHVIGMMALLFAAGVATTYAAIGASLWHLAGNPQDRERLLAEPGLLPTAMEEFLRAYAPVTMARLVKEDMHWRGVDMKADDWVLLSFPSANRDPAQFDRAGEVIIDREANRHATFGLGIHRCLGSHLARMELRVALEVWLERIPKFSLQDESAVVWGGKQTRGPHTLPLRIR, from the coding sequence GGACCCGGACAGGGATCGGCACCACATTCAGCGCAGTGAGATCATCACGGGCCCGGTTACGGACTGGGGGACTGACTTCTCCCATCTCGACCCAGAGTGGCTCGCCGATCCCTACCCCATCATGGACGACCTGCGGGAGAGGTGCCCGATCGCGCACACCGACCGGTTCGGGGGTGCGTGGCTGCCGACCCTGTACGAGGACATCGCGGCGATCGCCTACGACACCGAGCGCTTCTCCTCGCGGTCGGTCACCCCGGATGATTTCCGCCCGGCGCGTGATGTGGCGCCCGTCGGTGAGACGCCGCCTCTTTCCTCCGACCCGCCGTTCCACCACACCGCGCGCAAGCTGCTGCTCCCCGCGTTCACCAAGACCGCGGTCGGCAGGCTGGAGTCGGGTACAAGGGCGTTCTGCCACTCCCTCATCGACGAATTCGAGGGACGGGACGTAGTCGACGCCGCCCGTGACTACGCAAGCCAGATTCCGAGTCGGGTCATTGGCGACATGCTCGGCTTCCCGCCGGAGGACCGAGAGCAGTTCCGTGATCTCTTCGGGGACCCGCAGAACGACCTGTCGGCGCGTGACAAGCGCATCGAGTACAGGGGCAAGATATTCGTCTACCTGCTCGCGCAGGTCAACGACCACATTGAACACCCGCGTGACGACCTCACCACGTACCTTCTCAACGCGGAACTGAACGGCCGCAAACTCGATCCGAATCACGTCATCGGGATGATGGCCCTGCTGTTCGCGGCCGGTGTCGCCACGACCTATGCCGCGATCGGCGCGTCCTTGTGGCATCTCGCCGGAAACCCGCAGGACCGTGAACGGCTCCTCGCCGAGCCCGGGTTGCTGCCGACCGCGATGGAGGAGTTCCTCCGCGCCTACGCGCCCGTCACCATGGCCCGGCTGGTGAAGGAGGACATGCACTGGCGCGGCGTCGACATGAAGGCGGACGACTGGGTCCTGCTGTCGTTCCCGTCCGCCAACCGCGACCCGGCGCAGTTCGACCGGGCCGGTGAGGTCATCATCGACCGCGAAGCCAACCGGCACGCCACGTTCGGCCTGGGCATCCATCGCTGTTTGGGTTCGCACCTGGCCCGCATGGAACTCAGGGTCGCGCTGGAGGTCTGGCTGGAGCGGATCCCGAAGTTCAGCCTCCAGGACGAGTCGGCGGTGGTCTGGGGCGGGAAACAGACTCGAGGACCACACACTCTTCCCCTTCGCATCCGTTGA